A region of Ignatzschineria larvae DSM 13226 DNA encodes the following proteins:
- a CDS encoding urease subunit gamma, which yields MQLTPREMEKLMIYTLADVAEKRRARGLKLNYPEAVAIITVTALEGARDGKSVEDVMKEAAMVLTKEDVMEGVGDLIPQVQVEAIFTDGTRLVTVHNPIK from the coding sequence ATGCAATTAACCCCTCGGGAAATGGAAAAATTAATGATTTATACCCTTGCCGATGTTGCAGAGAAGCGACGTGCGCGTGGTTTGAAACTCAATTATCCAGAAGCGGTCGCTATTATCACTGTCACTGCCTTAGAAGGCGCGAGAGATGGTAAGAGTGTAGAAGATGTTATGAAAGAAGCGGCCATGGTCTTGACGAAAGAGGATGTGATGGAAGGCGTAGGCGATCTCATTCCTCAAGTACAAGTGGAAGCGATTTTTACCGATGGTACACGCTTGGTAACCGTTCATAACCCGATCAAGTAG
- a CDS encoding urease accessory protein UreF, whose amino-acid sequence MKASELIRVLQFSDSALPIGGFTFSNGVEAAIQKGVVHDKESLKSFVRTSLEVAAHTDGIALTAAHRAVIQTFPTELLSMDQCEFESDQVKALMAQLIRIDRAVLNRKLNEEARLMTTRMGKKLAEISVHTFEHPLVAAWLAEIKAGHTPGTQPITQALVMAVQHIPEREVMVMHQYGIAMTILSAAMRLMRVTHYETQHILFELNEEIDQFCDVASSGDITEMASYVPVIDLLAAIHTQSFVRLFMN is encoded by the coding sequence ATGAAAGCATCAGAGTTAATTCGAGTTCTACAATTTTCCGATTCGGCGCTTCCGATTGGAGGGTTTACCTTTTCGAATGGTGTGGAAGCGGCGATTCAGAAAGGTGTTGTTCACGATAAAGAGAGCTTAAAATCTTTTGTCCGAACCTCTTTAGAAGTGGCGGCTCATACTGATGGTATCGCTTTAACGGCAGCGCATCGCGCGGTGATTCAAACATTTCCCACAGAACTATTGTCGATGGATCAGTGTGAATTTGAGAGTGATCAGGTTAAAGCGTTAATGGCACAATTGATTCGGATTGATCGGGCCGTTTTAAATCGTAAGCTCAATGAAGAGGCTCGATTAATGACCACTCGAATGGGGAAGAAGCTCGCCGAGATTTCGGTGCATACTTTTGAGCATCCTCTGGTAGCTGCTTGGTTAGCGGAGATTAAAGCTGGTCATACGCCGGGAACGCAACCTATTACTCAAGCATTAGTGATGGCGGTGCAGCATATCCCTGAACGAGAAGTAATGGTTATGCATCAATATGGCATTGCGATGACGATTCTAAGCGCGGCGATGCGCTTAATGCGGGTAACTCACTATGAAACGCAACACATTCTCTTTGAGCTCAATGAGGAGATCGATCAGTTTTGCGATGTGGCAAGCTCAGGGGATATTACCGAGATGGCATCCTATGTGCCGGTGATTGATCTTTTAGCTGCGATTCATACGCAGTCATTTGTTCGCCTATTTATGAATTAG
- a CDS encoding urease subunit beta, translating to MSDNKQDQTTAAAVTSAKSKKTGVSKSASTSKSISGSKTKTPTAKKVTKQSVAAQVEIPTPLGGLILADTPITFNEDRPVTTLKVRNTGDRPIQIGSHFHFFEVNRALEFDREAAYGKRLNIASTTAIRFEPGDEIEVSLIPFGGTQAVYGFNNIVDGWAGENVANSERPAKKIALDNAIAHGFKNSTE from the coding sequence ATGAGTGATAATAAACAAGATCAAACAACAGCCGCTGCAGTGACATCCGCAAAGTCTAAAAAGACCGGAGTATCTAAATCAGCCTCAACATCCAAATCAATCAGCGGTAGTAAAACTAAAACGCCAACCGCGAAGAAAGTCACCAAACAATCAGTTGCGGCCCAAGTTGAAATTCCAACGCCTTTAGGTGGCTTAATTCTTGCAGATACCCCCATTACTTTTAATGAAGATAGACCTGTTACGACTTTGAAAGTACGTAATACGGGGGATCGACCTATTCAAATTGGTTCTCATTTTCACTTTTTTGAGGTAAATCGTGCACTTGAGTTTGATCGGGAAGCGGCTTATGGGAAGCGGCTGAATATTGCTTCCACTACTGCAATTCGCTTTGAACCCGGTGATGAGATTGAAGTGTCCCTCATTCCTTTTGGCGGTACACAAGCAGTGTATGGCTTTAATAATATTGTAGATGGCTGGGCGGGCGAGAATGTCGCTAATAGTGAGCGTCCTGCTAAGAAGATTGCACTTGATAATGCGATTGCGCATGGGTTTAAAAATAGCACAGAGTAA
- the ureE gene encoding urease accessory protein UreE (involved in the assembly of the urease metallocenter; possible nickel donor): protein MIIIEKVLGNIKEDSTWQARKKESQVDILRLDQHEAQKSRCRKHTEKGQDLGIALDRNVLLADGDVLFYDEATNTMIIVEISLRDVLVVDLSHLATMPVDAQIRVSFELGHALGNQHWKAVLKENHVYVPLSVSKEVMASVMRTHGFDETAFKFVPGGEILPKMSRSEARLLFGGSEETHTHVHVSPQGHPYSHSHDDHHHDHDHNHSHEAHHEHSHEHHHGDQTHTHSHTHPHSHDHKH from the coding sequence ATGATTATTATTGAGAAGGTTTTAGGAAATATTAAAGAAGATAGCACTTGGCAAGCCCGCAAAAAAGAGAGTCAAGTGGATATCTTAAGGCTCGATCAACATGAAGCACAAAAGAGTCGTTGCCGTAAACATACTGAAAAAGGGCAGGATCTCGGTATCGCATTAGATCGTAATGTGCTTCTCGCAGATGGGGATGTACTCTTTTATGATGAGGCGACTAATACAATGATTATTGTGGAGATTTCATTGCGGGATGTCTTAGTCGTGGATCTCTCCCATCTTGCAACGATGCCGGTGGATGCGCAAATTCGTGTGAGTTTTGAATTAGGGCATGCGTTAGGGAATCAACATTGGAAAGCGGTGTTAAAAGAGAATCATGTCTATGTCCCCCTTTCGGTGAGCAAAGAGGTGATGGCCTCTGTCATGCGTACCCATGGTTTTGATGAAACGGCGTTTAAATTTGTGCCTGGAGGAGAGATTCTTCCTAAAATGAGCCGCTCAGAAGCCCGTCTACTCTTTGGGGGATCAGAAGAGACTCATACCCATGTTCACGTTTCACCGCAAGGGCATCCATATAGTCATTCTCATGACGATCATCATCACGATCATGATCATAACCATAGCCACGAAGCGCATCATGAGCATAGTCATGAACATCATCATGGCGATCAGACCCATACACATTCCCATACACATCCGCACTCACACGATCATAAACATTAA
- a CDS encoding urease subunit alpha codes for MPQISRQEYSGLFGPTVGDKIRLGDTNLYIEIEKDLRGYGEESVYGGGKSLRDGMGANNTFTRDNGVLDLVITNVTIIDPYLGVIKADVGIKDGKIAGIGKSGNPHVQDHITPGMVVGVSTDAISGEHLILTAAGIDTHIHFIAPQQAYEALSNGVTTFFGGGVGPTDGSNGTTVTAGSWHIRSMLRAVEGLPINVGLLGKGHSFARDPLIEQIVAGVAGLKVHEDWGATGSAIRHALRVADEYDIQVAVHTDSLNEGGYVEDTIEAFEGRTIHTFHTEGAGGGHAPDILKVVSQSNVLPSSTNPTLPFGVNSQAELFDMIMVCHNLNPNIPSDVAFAESRVRPETIAAENVLHDMGVISMFSSDSQAMGRVGENWLRVIQTAHAMKAARGKLPQDAPGNDNFRVLRYVSKITINPAIAQGVSHVLGSVTVGKMADLVLWDPRFFGAKPKLVIKGGMINWAAMGDPNASLPTPQPVFYRPMFGAMGKTLQDTCVTFVSQAAMDDGIKEKAGLEKQVMAVKNCRAISKKDLVRNDETPHIDVDPETFAVKVNGEHATCPPVQDAAMNQRYFFS; via the coding sequence ATGCCTCAAATTTCAAGACAAGAATATAGCGGTTTATTTGGACCAACGGTTGGCGATAAAATTCGATTAGGAGATACCAATCTCTATATCGAGATTGAGAAGGATCTTCGGGGTTATGGTGAAGAGTCCGTTTATGGCGGAGGGAAATCTCTACGGGATGGAATGGGCGCGAATAATACATTTACCCGTGATAATGGCGTGTTAGATCTCGTGATCACTAATGTCACGATTATCGACCCTTATCTTGGCGTTATTAAAGCGGATGTGGGCATTAAAGATGGTAAGATTGCCGGCATTGGTAAAAGTGGTAACCCACATGTGCAAGATCATATTACGCCGGGAATGGTCGTCGGTGTCTCAACGGATGCTATTTCAGGTGAACATCTGATCCTCACGGCAGCAGGGATCGATACTCATATCCATTTTATTGCGCCGCAACAAGCTTATGAAGCGCTCTCTAATGGTGTCACGACTTTCTTTGGTGGCGGAGTCGGCCCGACAGATGGTTCAAATGGCACGACGGTTACTGCAGGTTCTTGGCATATTCGCTCGATGCTGAGAGCGGTAGAAGGATTGCCCATTAATGTGGGTCTATTAGGTAAAGGGCATTCATTTGCACGGGATCCGCTCATTGAACAGATTGTGGCAGGTGTTGCGGGACTCAAAGTCCATGAAGATTGGGGCGCAACCGGGAGTGCGATACGTCATGCACTTCGAGTCGCTGATGAGTATGATATTCAAGTAGCGGTGCATACCGATAGTCTTAACGAAGGTGGCTATGTAGAAGATACGATCGAAGCTTTTGAAGGACGGACGATCCATACGTTCCATACAGAAGGTGCCGGCGGTGGTCATGCGCCTGATATTCTGAAAGTGGTGAGTCAATCGAATGTATTACCTAGCTCAACGAATCCAACGTTACCCTTTGGTGTGAATAGTCAGGCTGAGCTCTTTGATATGATTATGGTCTGTCATAATCTTAATCCTAATATTCCATCAGATGTGGCATTTGCTGAGAGCCGAGTACGTCCTGAAACCATTGCTGCAGAGAATGTACTTCACGATATGGGTGTGATCTCAATGTTCTCAAGTGACTCACAAGCGATGGGGCGAGTGGGGGAAAACTGGTTGCGGGTTATTCAAACGGCACATGCGATGAAAGCCGCGCGTGGAAAGCTGCCGCAGGATGCACCGGGGAATGATAATTTCCGAGTATTACGTTACGTCTCTAAAATCACCATTAATCCGGCGATTGCACAGGGTGTCAGCCATGTTCTCGGTTCAGTAACCGTTGGGAAAATGGCAGATTTAGTCCTTTGGGATCCTCGTTTCTTTGGGGCGAAACCAAAATTAGTCATCAAGGGCGGCATGATCAATTGGGCGGCGATGGGAGATCCAAATGCTTCGCTTCCAACCCCTCAACCTGTTTTCTATCGGCCTATGTTTGGCGCAATGGGTAAAACATTGCAAGATACCTGCGTGACCTTTGTTTCACAGGCGGCGATGGATGATGGTATTAAAGAGAAAGCAGGACTTGAGAAGCAAGTGATGGCAGTGAAAAATTGTCGAGCGATTAGCAAAAAAGATCTCGTTCGCAACGATGAAACACCGCATATTGATGTTGATCCTGAAACCTTTGCAGTGAAAGTAAACGGGGAGCATGCGACGTGCCCACCAGTACAGGATGCTGCGATGAATCAACGTTATTTCTTTAGTTAA